Proteins encoded by one window of Fischerella sp. PCC 9605:
- a CDS encoding pentapeptide repeat-containing protein, with product MSIDSNSSPVPNAEPNPDQNLQPDDFDDTSENGLTPEELVKQQALAAIASLQSPQNTAALQTGRFGVKQWSGKAVSVKPRALLLTLAAIATTIIGLAINNWIVGVVGTLMTLLLSLAILWPWVRELSKEWFSGQEQALLVALLGIIVAIVGVVNYSGEGKILIAVGRKINWEASGTLAEWFGALGQILIAIIAVYIAWRQYIISKDLTIQQNLLTVQQNIITQQQTIDSYFQGISDLVLDEEGLLEDWPQERLLAEGRTAAILSSIDGSGKAKVLRFLSRSKLLTPLKRDHRLGRPILDGIGGYCEDRLHGVRVIDLGVMLAGADLSGTDLRWTDLTEANLVRTNLSKCDLVKANLSRCILYEADLNGADLNATRLFYGSAENASPRSRTHPPNYNTGEYTGAVVENADFSDVQRMSEANRHYCCTWGGEKTRGTIPGGCEGIPNKLGR from the coding sequence ATGTCGATTGATTCCAATTCATCTCCAGTCCCTAACGCAGAACCAAATCCGGATCAAAACTTGCAACCAGATGACTTTGATGATACTTCTGAGAATGGTTTAACTCCAGAAGAACTGGTCAAGCAACAAGCCTTGGCTGCCATTGCCTCACTGCAATCTCCGCAAAATACAGCCGCCTTACAAACAGGACGATTTGGAGTCAAGCAATGGTCTGGTAAAGCTGTCAGTGTCAAACCAAGGGCATTGTTGCTGACCCTAGCGGCGATCGCCACTACAATCATCGGGCTTGCCATCAATAACTGGATTGTTGGCGTTGTGGGAACCTTGATGACTTTGCTATTATCCTTAGCCATACTTTGGCCTTGGGTGCGAGAACTCTCAAAGGAATGGTTTTCAGGTCAAGAACAAGCTTTGCTAGTTGCCTTGTTGGGAATAATAGTGGCAATAGTTGGTGTGGTTAATTATAGCGGTGAGGGTAAAATCCTGATTGCTGTGGGACGCAAAATTAACTGGGAAGCTTCTGGGACACTGGCAGAATGGTTTGGTGCTTTGGGGCAAATTCTCATTGCCATCATCGCTGTTTACATCGCTTGGCGACAGTACATTATTTCTAAAGACCTGACTATTCAACAAAATCTACTCACAGTCCAGCAAAATATCATTACCCAGCAGCAGACAATCGATTCTTACTTTCAAGGAATTTCCGACTTGGTATTAGACGAAGAGGGATTATTAGAAGATTGGCCTCAAGAACGACTGCTTGCAGAAGGTCGGACTGCTGCCATTCTTAGTAGTATAGATGGCAGTGGCAAAGCGAAAGTACTCCGCTTTCTCTCCCGCTCTAAGTTACTCACACCCCTAAAACGCGATCATCGTCTTGGTAGACCGATTCTCGATGGTATTGGTGGTTATTGTGAAGATCGGCTTCACGGTGTGCGTGTAATTGATTTAGGAGTAATGCTGGCAGGTGCAGATCTTTCTGGCACGGATCTACGGTGGACTGATCTGACTGAAGCGAATCTTGTCCGTACCAATCTCAGCAAATGTGACTTAGTTAAAGCCAACCTCTCCCGCTGCATTTTGTATGAAGCTGACCTCAATGGTGCTGATTTGAATGCAACTCGCTTGTTCTATGGTTCAGCAGAAAACGCATCACCTCGCAGCCGTACCCATCCACCAAACTACAACACTGGCGAATACACTGGCGCTGTGGTAGAAAATGCAGATTTTAGTGACGTTCAGCGGATGTCTGAGGCTAACCGTCATTACTGCTGCACCTGGGGTGGCGAAAAAACCAGGGGTACAATTCCTGGCGGTTGCGAAGGTATTCCAAACAAGTTGGGAAGGTAG
- a CDS encoding bifunctional helix-turn-helix transcriptional regulator/GNAT family N-acetyltransferase, with the protein MIKSNICLTMASKLVVCCEETCMATSTIAQRLEAIRRFNRFYTQQIGVLTEGYLESSFSLTEARVIYELAHHETTTATELGNELGLDAGYLSRILRNFKNHGLIDKQPSPRDGRQSLLRLTEQGQAAFAKLNARSHADIETMLSRLSAEDQHRLVEAMLTIERLLGVQPEQKVPYILRPHQPGDMGWVVHRHGVLYAQEYGWDEQFEALVASIVAEFIQNYDPKRERCWIAEMNGEIVGSVFLVKKSDTVAKLRLLLVEPKARGFGIGRRLVDECIRFARQTGYKTIALWTNSVLLAARHIYEQAGFRLVHEEPHHSFGQDLIGETWELNL; encoded by the coding sequence TTGATAAAATCAAATATTTGTTTGACAATGGCAAGCAAGTTAGTAGTATGTTGCGAGGAGACGTGTATGGCTACGTCTACTATTGCTCAACGTTTAGAAGCTATCCGTCGCTTTAATCGGTTTTACACACAGCAAATTGGCGTTTTGACCGAGGGATATCTGGAAAGCTCATTTTCTCTTACCGAAGCGCGTGTCATTTATGAACTTGCACATCACGAAACAACGACGGCAACCGAGCTTGGTAATGAGTTGGGCTTAGACGCAGGCTATCTCAGCCGCATTTTACGCAATTTCAAAAACCACGGTTTGATTGACAAACAGCCCTCTCCCAGAGATGGTCGACAAAGCCTCTTGCGCTTAACGGAACAGGGTCAGGCAGCATTTGCTAAACTTAACGCACGCTCACACGCTGATATTGAGACGATGTTAAGTAGGCTATCTGCGGAGGATCAACACCGCTTAGTAGAAGCAATGCTTACGATCGAGAGACTGCTCGGTGTTCAACCAGAGCAAAAAGTACCCTACATTCTTCGACCGCATCAACCCGGTGATATGGGTTGGGTCGTGCATCGTCACGGTGTACTATACGCTCAAGAATACGGGTGGGATGAGCAGTTTGAGGCATTGGTTGCTAGTATTGTAGCCGAGTTTATTCAAAACTACGATCCAAAACGAGAGCGATGCTGGATCGCCGAGATGAATGGTGAGATCGTTGGTTCTGTGTTCCTCGTGAAAAAGTCAGATACGGTGGCGAAACTCCGCCTGCTACTGGTTGAGCCAAAGGCACGTGGGTTCGGCATCGGCAGGCGATTGGTGGACGAATGTATCCGCTTCGCCCGGCAAACTGGCTACAAAACGATCGCCCTGTGGACCAATAGCGTGTTACTTGCCGCCCGGCATATTTACGAGCAAGCTGGCTTCCGACTCGTACACGAGGAACCGCATCACAGCTTCGGTCAGGATCTCATCGGCGAAACGTGGGAATTGAATCTGTAA
- a CDS encoding acyl-CoA desaturase, whose protein sequence is MTTRSAIAEGKQPLALSWINVAFFGTVHALAMLAPWCFSWSALGITIFLHWLFGSIGICLGYHRLLTHRSLHVPKWLEYAIATLGALAIQGGPIFWVATHRLHHAHTEDEDKDPYSSRRGFWWSHMLWIFYPRPEFFDKETYKKFAPDLDRDPFYRWLDRNFLLLQIPVAVLLYALGGWSFVVYGVFLRAVLLWHTTWLINSAAHLRGYRHFQLHDNSRNLWWAALLTYGEGWHNNHHAHPNVAKAGLSWWEVDMTWWAIKVLQTLGLAKKVNVSS, encoded by the coding sequence ATGACTACACGCTCAGCTATAGCTGAGGGTAAGCAACCGCTTGCTCTTAGCTGGATCAACGTGGCATTTTTTGGTACAGTTCATGCCTTAGCAATGCTCGCTCCTTGGTGTTTTTCTTGGTCTGCCTTGGGAATAACCATATTCCTGCATTGGTTGTTTGGCAGTATTGGTATTTGTTTAGGGTATCACCGACTTTTGACTCACCGAAGTTTGCATGTACCGAAATGGTTGGAATATGCGATCGCCACTTTAGGTGCTCTTGCCATTCAAGGAGGGCCAATCTTTTGGGTAGCAACACATCGATTGCATCATGCCCATACCGAGGATGAAGACAAAGACCCTTATTCTTCCCGGCGTGGTTTTTGGTGGAGTCACATGCTGTGGATTTTTTACCCACGTCCAGAATTTTTTGACAAAGAAACTTACAAAAAATTTGCTCCTGATTTAGACCGTGACCCATTCTATCGTTGGCTGGATCGCAACTTCCTGCTGCTGCAAATTCCTGTTGCTGTCCTTTTATATGCTTTGGGAGGATGGTCTTTTGTTGTCTACGGTGTCTTTCTGAGGGCAGTATTGCTTTGGCATACCACTTGGCTAATTAACTCTGCGGCTCACTTGCGCGGTTATCGTCATTTCCAGTTGCATGACAACTCTCGTAATCTTTGGTGGGCAGCACTTCTGACTTATGGAGAAGGTTGGCACAACAATCACCACGCTCACCCAAATGTAGCAAAAGCTGGATTGTCTTGGTGGGAAGTGGATATGACTTGGTGGGCAATTAAAGTTTTGCAGACTCTCGGTTTAGCTAAGAAAGTAAATGTTAGTAGTTAG
- a CDS encoding ATP-binding protein, producing MRTKPKFWKGAERICWLCVFMEEFIGTNSLEYAPVVMSGMASILNAPAFEKARQAIFNMRQMSLAYVTNQSVKHGIALYNNYHYCNNTKGSYEIDIETLHFKRTDPLEDSLITQARQILSTPLPYETYGFTVADPRQAMAVALGEESTAVQLPIPRITAPIAAHRTHSLNRKPKGKIRIPLRELRDLAIEMDRREQDSERRPGNWADRFERFDLMVSEAGKGLRKEDDVLELEDIKHLIGLPGSGKTTLLVLIAVWLGLHDYKAMFVFPSIEVARQYMADLAFHQVKVGMLVGQGDETRRRHADNIAEAIAATGNNGGFAYTLEQAEVFGMNCVLPAFSTADMSLWGFGYAPCNEILQGGGKQGKLKKCLCPLWTMCGRNKAQRDLLDANIWVGHVRSLDTEISPHATYEQIRYFELIARTFDVVVFDEGDMVQNVLDNYGAATLSISGSERSIHRVILEQIHNRFARGENYRLFDRDIELYSRDLAEFGNHNTSLITTVHNMSGSRVRERYENQLLTVLRIVSELLNSVNKTNRQDEIDEQEVKREVTKSRALAEFWEKAAYNAFYERTGVNNSQDFKADFWPQTIGINRETLEHEWKTLIHHFRRYLAENLIKHRDAIVQEIIELFFKLCFPDHQLTIEAEDLIKLLITVTFVILGYQRIVPGTRTMLAEGFIRESIMESTASPELRKFIPESILGSFSGVQYSFFKALTTRTAARNVELSYITFVGAPRMLMHRFHRLLAADDGQTSPTILITSATSFLQASPAYHINVDPHYLLKPRQPENNKSAESIYRFKWFSDSQRGDQPLLYSGAGDRDIQKRNLERMVDALVKGGTTKSEIYKSIRRFDVKFDIHRKAALVVNSYDQARQIKKYINDYYPDVGRHTKAVVNSLRDGEQPKDFVTSAQCEALGDDENCHILIFPMLAIGRGVNIVFTKGERKLDAAIGSIYFLTRPHPTKNDMQLLYSLAGRATQEFDSRVFSETEDLNAIAKVWQQSRKDLWRTANRLLREPLMASRLGSELFKSFTANQMVAILQTIGRGMRNGCPVSVYFVDAAWAKKSAEGKPDSGRDSMLVQMRIILEECVNHEDPVIREIYQELYGAFLKSLQRIQGVIYSNELNSLEESADEDEGFDEFSALLEM from the coding sequence ATGCGAACCAAACCTAAGTTTTGGAAAGGTGCAGAGCGAATTTGCTGGCTTTGCGTCTTCATGGAAGAATTTATCGGTACTAATTCGCTGGAGTATGCACCAGTAGTCATGTCAGGCATGGCCAGCATTTTAAATGCACCTGCATTTGAAAAAGCCCGTCAAGCTATCTTCAATATGCGGCAGATGTCACTGGCATATGTTACAAACCAGTCAGTTAAGCACGGTATTGCTCTTTATAACAATTATCATTACTGCAACAATACTAAAGGGTCGTATGAAATTGATATTGAAACACTTCACTTTAAAAGAACAGACCCTTTAGAAGATTCTTTAATTACACAGGCGCGGCAAATTCTCAGTACCCCTTTGCCATACGAGACGTATGGTTTTACAGTTGCCGATCCTCGTCAAGCGATGGCTGTTGCCTTAGGTGAAGAGTCAACTGCCGTGCAGTTACCTATTCCTCGTATCACTGCCCCGATTGCTGCACATCGCACACATTCCCTCAACCGCAAACCAAAAGGGAAGATTCGCATTCCTCTAAGAGAACTGCGCGATTTGGCTATTGAGATGGACAGGCGTGAACAAGATTCTGAACGACGACCTGGTAATTGGGCGGATCGGTTTGAACGCTTTGACCTGATGGTATCGGAGGCGGGAAAAGGACTGCGGAAAGAAGATGATGTCTTGGAATTAGAAGACATCAAGCACTTAATTGGTTTGCCTGGGTCAGGTAAAACAACCTTGCTTGTGTTGATTGCTGTTTGGTTGGGGCTACATGACTATAAAGCAATGTTTGTGTTTCCCTCCATCGAAGTTGCTAGACAGTACATGGCTGATTTGGCATTTCATCAAGTTAAAGTGGGAATGCTTGTTGGTCAAGGTGATGAAACTCGTCGTCGCCATGCAGACAATATTGCAGAAGCGATCGCCGCTACAGGAAATAATGGTGGTTTTGCTTACACCTTAGAACAGGCAGAAGTTTTTGGCATGAACTGCGTCCTGCCAGCTTTTTCTACTGCGGATATGTCTCTGTGGGGCTTTGGTTACGCACCTTGCAACGAGATATTGCAAGGAGGAGGGAAACAGGGAAAGCTGAAAAAATGCCTGTGTCCCTTATGGACAATGTGCGGTCGTAATAAAGCACAGCGAGATTTATTGGATGCGAATATTTGGGTTGGTCATGTGCGATCGCTCGATACTGAAATATCACCTCATGCAACTTACGAACAAATACGATATTTTGAATTAATTGCCCGTACCTTTGACGTAGTTGTTTTCGACGAAGGCGACATGGTGCAGAACGTCTTAGATAATTATGGGGCAGCAACTTTAAGTATTTCCGGCTCAGAGCGATCGATTCACCGAGTAATTCTCGAACAAATTCATAACCGCTTTGCTCGTGGTGAAAACTATCGACTATTTGATCGGGATATAGAACTTTACAGTCGTGACTTAGCGGAATTTGGCAATCATAATACCTCTTTGATTACCACCGTTCATAACATGTCTGGATCGCGGGTAAGAGAACGCTACGAAAATCAATTGCTGACTGTATTACGGATTGTTAGCGAACTATTGAATAGTGTTAACAAAACTAATAGGCAAGATGAGATTGATGAACAAGAAGTCAAAAGAGAAGTTACCAAAAGTCGAGCGTTAGCTGAATTTTGGGAAAAAGCAGCATATAACGCCTTTTACGAGCGCACAGGTGTTAATAACTCTCAAGATTTTAAAGCAGATTTTTGGCCTCAGACTATAGGCATAAACCGAGAAACCTTAGAACACGAATGGAAGACTCTCATTCATCATTTCCGCCGTTACCTAGCTGAAAATCTCATTAAGCATCGTGATGCGATCGTCCAAGAAATTATTGAATTATTTTTCAAGCTCTGTTTTCCGGATCATCAATTAACCATAGAAGCAGAGGATTTAATTAAATTACTTATAACTGTTACATTCGTAATTTTGGGTTATCAGCGAATTGTACCAGGGACAAGAACAATGCTTGCAGAAGGTTTCATTCGTGAATCCATTATGGAATCAACTGCATCACCAGAACTCAGAAAATTCATTCCAGAAAGTATTTTAGGTTCATTTTCTGGTGTGCAATATAGTTTTTTCAAAGCACTAACAACGCGGACTGCTGCCAGAAATGTGGAATTATCTTACATTACATTTGTAGGTGCACCTCGGATGTTAATGCACCGCTTTCATAGGTTGTTAGCAGCAGATGACGGACAAACAAGTCCAACCATTTTAATTACCTCAGCCACATCATTTTTACAAGCAAGTCCCGCTTACCACATTAACGTCGATCCCCATTATTTACTCAAACCACGTCAGCCAGAAAATAATAAATCAGCAGAAAGCATTTATCGTTTCAAATGGTTTTCAGATAGTCAACGTGGCGATCAACCTCTACTATACAGCGGTGCTGGCGATCGCGACATTCAAAAACGTAATCTTGAGCGTATGGTAGATGCTCTTGTGAAGGGAGGAACGACTAAATCTGAAATTTATAAGTCCATCCGTAGATTCGATGTGAAGTTTGATATTCATCGCAAAGCTGCTTTAGTTGTCAATAGTTATGACCAAGCTCGCCAGATCAAGAAATATATCAATGACTATTATCCTGATGTTGGTAGGCATACAAAAGCAGTTGTTAATTCTCTAAGAGACGGAGAACAACCAAAAGATTTTGTCACTTCTGCTCAGTGTGAAGCATTGGGAGATGATGAAAATTGTCATATTTTAATTTTTCCCATGCTGGCAATTGGTAGAGGTGTCAACATCGTTTTCACCAAAGGGGAAAGAAAACTAGATGCAGCAATTGGCTCGATTTACTTCCTCACTCGTCCTCACCCTACCAAAAATGATATGCAGCTTTTGTACAGCTTAGCAGGACGAGCAACACAAGAATTTGATAGTCGAGTTTTTAGTGAAACAGAAGATTTGAATGCAATAGCAAAAGTTTGGCAGCAATCAAGAAAAGACCTGTGGCGAACTGCCAATAGATTGTTACGAGAACCCTTAATGGCAAGCCGTTTGGGGTCTGAACTATTCAAATCATTTACGGCTAATCAAATGGTAGCTATTCTGCAAACAATTGGTCGAGGAATGCGGAATGGATGCCCAGTATCAGTTTACTTCGTCGATGCAGCTTGGGCGAAAAAATCAGCAGAAGGGAAACCCGACTCTGGGCGAGATAGTATGCTGGTTCAGATGCGAATAATTTTAGAAGAATGTGTTAACCATGAAGACCCTGTAATTCGTGAAATTTATCAAGAACTTTATGGCGCATTTCTAAAATCTTTACAACGCATTCAAGGAGTAATTTATTCCAACGAACTAAATTCGTTAGAAGAATCTGCGGATGAAGATGAAGGTTTTGATGAGTTTTCAGCACTATTGGAGATGTAA
- a CDS encoding restriction endonuclease-related protein — protein MNFESVRQWQGTADALTKELKRQIEHLRLSVEPPALRTVRAWRAKQILSQPKGQEFGFRQILEGLATTLLLKKGWTLAAIAQVLPSFSEEALERQILAEAQDQDPTWLPAIPATSLPLPTGHRPAMDLAEDAVVLLAQGILRQYERVLPGQQIVRQEDSSLPPELYQAMCKLGRLYIEEGQCDRAACVHTVLDNARYPLGSDRWGLKIFSQSDFRFSNATIIDPDLRVPTSDCAEIANLSGGFGENNVIEHRLYTDLCDATERLGGRRQHKAYTALRELFGRYSLIGQRQLLDYLVDNDLTPLQGMIVEKFFDLVPDIWLIDGLAHRCAYCRTLMRPHPNNKLFAQGRCPIRQCIGHELPKVSETLNPNKDIVRIAKPQILTYWTGPAIDELAIFDTAKQSNLNAELYPESDLCDIAINEKAIGIDAKSYTSPVTLALRLNRSIGGLIYYRRRILAVSDRLIEDNPSYISTLKSTLDKKDDPASLEIMSVSSVIEFLKKMPYANQT, from the coding sequence ATGAACTTTGAAAGCGTGCGTCAGTGGCAGGGAACTGCGGATGCACTTACAAAAGAACTTAAACGCCAGATTGAACACCTCAGACTGTCAGTAGAACCACCAGCCTTGCGAACCGTTCGGGCATGGAGAGCAAAGCAAATTCTATCGCAACCCAAAGGTCAAGAATTTGGATTTCGTCAGATTTTAGAGGGATTAGCAACAACTTTACTATTAAAGAAGGGTTGGACATTGGCAGCGATCGCTCAAGTATTGCCTTCTTTCTCTGAAGAAGCTTTAGAGAGGCAAATTCTTGCAGAGGCTCAAGATCAAGACCCGACATGGCTACCTGCAATTCCAGCAACCTCTTTGCCGTTACCAACTGGACACCGCCCAGCGATGGATCTGGCTGAAGATGCCGTAGTGCTGTTAGCACAGGGAATTCTTCGCCAATATGAGCGGGTGCTGCCAGGGCAACAAATTGTCCGTCAAGAGGATAGTAGCCTGCCTCCAGAACTCTATCAAGCAATGTGCAAATTGGGTCGTCTATATATTGAAGAAGGACAATGCGATCGCGCAGCTTGTGTACACACTGTTTTGGATAACGCACGCTACCCTCTTGGTTCCGATCGTTGGGGATTAAAAATTTTTAGCCAATCAGACTTTCGCTTTTCTAACGCAACTATTATCGATCCAGATTTGCGAGTTCCCACCTCAGACTGTGCAGAGATTGCCAACCTCAGTGGGGGTTTTGGGGAAAATAATGTCATTGAACACCGCCTTTATACTGACTTATGCGACGCGACTGAACGGTTGGGCGGTCGCCGCCAGCACAAAGCTTACACTGCACTACGAGAGTTGTTTGGTAGGTATTCCCTGATAGGACAACGCCAACTATTAGATTACTTGGTTGACAATGACTTAACTCCTTTACAGGGAATGATCGTTGAGAAATTTTTCGACCTAGTACCAGATATTTGGCTAATTGATGGTTTAGCACACCGTTGTGCATACTGTCGCACACTCATGCGACCTCATCCTAACAATAAACTTTTTGCACAAGGGCGCTGTCCCATTCGTCAGTGTATTGGCCATGAATTGCCAAAAGTATCTGAGACACTAAACCCCAACAAAGATATTGTACGAATTGCCAAGCCGCAAATTCTCACCTACTGGACAGGCCCAGCAATTGACGAATTAGCCATTTTTGATACAGCCAAACAAAGTAATCTCAACGCTGAACTTTATCCAGAGTCGGATTTATGCGATATAGCGATTAATGAAAAAGCAATTGGGATTGATGCTAAGTCCTACACAAGTCCAGTGACTCTAGCTTTGCGGCTCAATCGTAGTATTGGCGGGCTAATTTACTATCGTCGTCGGATTTTGGCTGTGAGCGATCGCTTAATTGAGGATAACCCAAGTTACATTTCTACTCTCAAATCAACCCTTGATAAAAAAGACGATCCAGCCAGTTTAGAAATTATGTCAGTTTCCTCCGTCATTGAGTTTTTAAAGAAGATGCCGTATGCGAACCAAACCTAA
- a CDS encoding NAD(P)/FAD-dependent oxidoreductase has translation MKTYDWIAIGAGFTGAALAYELAKTGFSVLLLEQCATSRNATRYSYGGLAFWSGTTPLTRQLCDEGMARYQVLSQELDADIEFRELDLLLTIATDIDPKVAAASYAHFAIPPKLLSVNEAWEMEPLLNRKAIAGALTVKHGHINPEKTAQAYIQAFLRAGGEMEITEVQNLTPNPSVRAERGVGIAIKTTTGNYYAANVVVCAGGLSRQLLKASGIPVRLYFTHAEMIETPPVEVQLHTLVMPANLKRFQLEAESSVVDELWNEPGNEPIAPILDAGAIQFQDGSLRLGQISRVLTDPNAKVDSQASESWLRQSIGEVLPALAKLPGRWHHCLVAFSSDRLPLIGAIPEFQGIYVFSGFSNPLVIVPPLAQRFAHWVSGQEDEVITQLYPAR, from the coding sequence ATGAAAACTTACGACTGGATCGCGATCGGTGCTGGCTTTACGGGTGCTGCACTCGCCTACGAACTAGCGAAAACTGGCTTTTCAGTACTTTTGTTAGAGCAATGTGCAACTTCACGCAATGCTACTCGCTATAGTTATGGTGGTTTAGCTTTTTGGTCTGGTACTACTCCCCTAACTCGCCAATTGTGCGATGAGGGAATGGCGCGTTATCAAGTTCTGTCGCAAGAGTTAGATGCTGATATCGAGTTTCGCGAGTTAGATTTATTGCTGACTATTGCAACTGACATCGATCCAAAAGTTGCGGCTGCTTCCTACGCTCATTTTGCCATTCCTCCCAAATTGCTTAGTGTTAACGAAGCCTGGGAAATGGAACCTTTATTAAATAGAAAGGCGATCGCTGGTGCTTTAACGGTCAAACACGGTCATATCAACCCTGAAAAAACAGCACAAGCTTACATTCAAGCTTTTCTGCGGGCTGGGGGTGAAATGGAAATTACGGAAGTGCAGAACCTCACCCCCAACCCCTCTGTGCGAGCAGAGAGGGGAGTAGGTATCGCGATCAAAACAACTACTGGAAATTACTACGCTGCTAACGTTGTTGTTTGTGCTGGCGGACTCAGCCGACAGTTATTAAAAGCATCTGGTATACCTGTACGGTTGTATTTCACCCATGCAGAGATGATTGAAACTCCGCCCGTTGAGGTGCAATTACATACCCTGGTAATGCCAGCTAATCTTAAACGCTTTCAATTAGAGGCAGAGTCTAGCGTTGTGGATGAATTATGGAATGAACCAGGAAATGAACCCATAGCGCCGATTTTAGATGCGGGTGCAATTCAGTTTCAAGATGGTAGTTTGCGCTTGGGTCAAATTAGTCGTGTTCTCACCGATCCCAACGCTAAGGTGGACTCACAGGCAAGTGAAAGTTGGTTGAGGCAGAGTATAGGGGAAGTGTTGCCAGCTTTGGCTAAGCTGCCGGGGAGGTGGCATCATTGCTTAGTGGCATTTAGTAGCGATCGCCTTCCCTTAATTGGTGCTATCCCTGAATTTCAGGGTATCTATGTGTTTTCTGGATTCAGCAATCCCCTAGTCATTGTACCTCCTTTAGCCCAGCGCTTTGCTCATTGGGTATCGGGACAGGAAGATGAAGTTATTACCCAGTTATATCCTGCAAGGTAA
- a CDS encoding TetR family transcriptional regulator translates to MSDQIISTRQRLINAARSLFAAQGVTETTTKQVAELAKVNEVTLFRHFGNKHGLLLAVISESPVFQELDESLKIQASQMASVNQALKNYCKDRLQALEQVPELVRSVVGEAGNYPVENRQALGRSLTQANHYVAEYLATVMEREQLHTYLPAEKLASLLNSMLVGYAVIEFTSEFHELWLDRDEFLENLVALFLKGATNSTSLVESMPTEKVIDLPANLVHLILQRAKKSGLRDYALIYVLFAAGLSQSEIVNLERSHQINDANQHLLQITQGTPRQVPVNQWIMGKRHGSYTRNPLTQWLKSRKDEHSALFLNDNGMPISEEEIQQRWQVLTEGLLTPEGQQPVIEQAQQTWCVEMLMKGMNLEDMSLITGWNLTKLQPYARRAKEKSALEQAIRLDHKSKQVTREG, encoded by the coding sequence ATGTCCGATCAAATAATTTCAACTCGACAGCGGCTGATTAATGCAGCTAGGTCTTTATTTGCGGCACAGGGAGTCACCGAGACTACAACAAAGCAAGTCGCAGAATTAGCAAAAGTTAATGAAGTGACGCTATTCCGGCATTTTGGCAATAAGCACGGATTGCTCTTAGCGGTGATTTCCGAATCACCCGTGTTTCAAGAACTGGATGAATCTTTGAAAATTCAAGCCAGTCAAATGGCTAGTGTTAACCAAGCTCTCAAAAACTATTGTAAAGACCGCTTGCAAGCCTTAGAACAAGTTCCGGAATTAGTACGTTCTGTTGTAGGTGAGGCGGGAAACTATCCTGTAGAAAATCGTCAGGCACTAGGACGAAGCTTAACCCAAGCCAATCACTATGTTGCTGAATATTTAGCAACTGTGATGGAGCGCGAACAATTACACACCTATTTACCAGCAGAGAAGTTAGCAAGTTTACTCAATAGTATGTTAGTGGGGTATGCTGTGATTGAATTTACCAGTGAATTTCACGAACTTTGGCTTGACAGAGATGAATTTTTAGAAAATTTAGTGGCGCTGTTTTTAAAGGGAGCCACAAACTCTACAAGTTTAGTAGAGTCTATGCCAACAGAAAAGGTGATAGATTTACCAGCAAATTTAGTCCACTTGATATTGCAACGAGCTAAAAAATCAGGACTGCGAGATTACGCTTTAATATACGTTTTGTTTGCAGCGGGTTTATCTCAATCAGAAATTGTGAATTTAGAGCGATCGCATCAAATCAACGATGCCAATCAGCACTTATTACAAATCACTCAAGGCACTCCTCGACAAGTCCCTGTGAATCAGTGGATTATGGGTAAGCGCCATGGCTCTTATACCCGCAATCCCTTGACTCAATGGTTAAAAAGCCGTAAAGATGAACATTCGGCATTATTTCTCAACGATAATGGCATGCCGATCTCTGAGGAAGAAATACAGCAACGCTGGCAGGTATTGACTGAAGGATTGTTGACACCAGAAGGACAACAGCCAGTGATTGAACAAGCTCAGCAGACATGGTGTGTAGAAATGTTGATGAAGGGAATGAATTTAGAAGATATGAGTTTAATTACTGGCTGGAATTTAACTAAACTACAACCATATGCTCGTAGAGCTAAAGAAAAATCAGCTCTAGAGCAAGCTATTCGCCTCGACCATAAATCGAAGCAAGTCACGCGGGAAGGTTAA